The Cyclobacteriaceae bacterium genome includes a region encoding these proteins:
- a CDS encoding nuclear transport factor 2 family protein → MNATLKISLTLLLLTIGTQLFGQDTTRTDRSPLFKQVMNADSIFFQSMNNCDLKTYESFLTEDFEFYHDKGGLTKSRDTEMKSMASFCGEQRKRQKLRRELIRESIEISPVKDFGAIETGRHLFYLVIDNTTEKLIEEARFTNIWQRQASGWKLSRVISYEHTPVSNINLADKVLDQYVGEYKMSKDKTIVITRNQKLLKAKDGDWSADLHPESISKFYLNYGNTQFGFVRGQKGSPTKLIIYENGKQVESGVRKDK, encoded by the coding sequence ATGAACGCCACTCTTAAAATAAGTCTCACCCTTTTACTCCTGACAATTGGAACACAGTTGTTTGGTCAGGACACCACCCGCACTGACCGAAGCCCCCTGTTCAAACAAGTAATGAATGCAGACAGCATTTTCTTCCAGTCAATGAACAACTGTGACCTGAAAACGTATGAGTCTTTTCTTACGGAGGACTTTGAGTTTTATCACGACAAGGGTGGACTGACCAAATCCAGGGATACTGAAATGAAATCCATGGCCTCGTTTTGCGGAGAACAAAGAAAACGGCAAAAATTACGCAGGGAACTCATCAGAGAAAGTATTGAGATAAGTCCGGTCAAAGACTTTGGCGCTATTGAAACCGGTCGTCATCTCTTTTACCTTGTCATTGACAACACTACAGAGAAGCTGATTGAAGAAGCGAGGTTTACGAACATCTGGCAACGTCAGGCCTCTGGCTGGAAATTAAGTCGGGTGATTAGTTATGAGCATACGCCGGTAAGCAATATTAACCTGGCTGACAAAGTTCTTGACCAATATGTCGGAGAATATAAAATGTCTAAGGACAAGACGATCGTGATCACCCGGAATCAAAAATTATTAAAGGCAAAAGATGGAGACTGGAGTGCAGACTTGCATCCTGAATCAATTTCAAAATTCTATCTCAACTATGGCAACACACAATTTGGATTCGTGCGGGGACAAAAAGGCAGTCCCACGAAATTAATAATCTATGAGAATGGAAAACAAGTGGAATCAGGAGTCAGAAAAGATAAATAA
- a CDS encoding dihydrofolate reductase: MRKIIVLSMITLDGVMQAPGGPTEDPSGGFKYGGWVAPYNDDVSGELMQRLMKPTDVLLGRKTFDIWVDYWPQNEKIWPGINDVNKYVVSTTIKKSDPKATQWKNSVFLTGLEDIKALKSGKVPGSHGNDIQVWGSSELVQLLLENDLVDELWLMIHPLTLGKGKKLFTNGPIPAAFKLTESIATTSGVIIANYKRAGEVKTGTVGE; this comes from the coding sequence ATGAGAAAAATAATTGTATTGTCGATGATAACATTGGATGGTGTCATGCAGGCGCCGGGCGGACCAACAGAAGACCCATCAGGCGGTTTCAAATATGGCGGATGGGTGGCACCGTATAATGACGATGTCTCCGGTGAGCTGATGCAGCGCCTGATGAAGCCCACAGATGTTCTCCTGGGAAGAAAGACCTTCGATATCTGGGTAGACTACTGGCCGCAGAATGAAAAGATCTGGCCTGGGATCAATGATGTCAACAAGTACGTCGTGTCCACCACGATAAAAAAGTCAGACCCGAAAGCAACGCAGTGGAAGAACTCTGTATTCCTCACAGGACTTGAAGATATCAAAGCGCTTAAGTCAGGAAAGGTTCCTGGATCGCATGGCAACGACATTCAGGTATGGGGAAGCAGTGAACTTGTTCAGCTCCTGCTGGAGAATGATCTGGTAGACGAACTGTGGCTGATGATCCATCCGTTGACCCTGGGCAAAGGGAAAAAGCTGTTCACCAATGGCCCGATTCCGGCGGCATTTAAACTAACGGAAAGCATCGCTACGACCAGCGGAGTAATTATTGCCAACTACAAGCGCGCCGGAGAAGTGAAGACAGGAACGGTTGGTGAGTAG
- the map gene encoding type I methionyl aminopeptidase encodes MSITKESELTGMKKASEAVALTLKSMRDYAHPGMSTKQLDNYGAKVLSDFGAKSAPYLTYGFPSWTCISVNNEFCHGIARDNKILKEGDLINIDVSAELNGFWSDNGSSFVLGEDIHHHQKLVDASKEILHKAIYNIKGGVRISDIGHLIETEAKKRGYKVIRNLTGHGIGRGLHEEPSEIANYRDPFNLARFKKNSVVAIETFISTTSTYAKTLKDGWTMVGNNGGFMAQHEHTIVVTDGAPMILTERNGVWG; translated from the coding sequence ATGTCCATAACAAAAGAATCGGAGCTCACCGGCATGAAGAAGGCAAGCGAAGCAGTTGCCCTCACGTTAAAGTCTATGAGAGACTATGCTCATCCGGGCATGTCCACAAAGCAGCTGGACAATTATGGAGCAAAAGTTCTTTCTGATTTCGGAGCGAAGTCGGCACCCTACCTCACCTATGGCTTCCCAAGCTGGACGTGCATCAGTGTAAACAATGAATTCTGTCACGGCATCGCTAGAGATAATAAAATACTGAAAGAAGGTGATCTGATTAATATCGATGTCTCCGCCGAGCTCAACGGCTTCTGGTCGGACAACGGAAGTTCTTTCGTGCTGGGCGAAGACATCCATCATCATCAGAAACTGGTAGACGCCTCCAAAGAGATCCTGCATAAAGCGATCTATAATATTAAAGGTGGTGTTCGCATCTCTGACATAGGACATCTGATCGAAACAGAAGCGAAGAAACGCGGCTACAAAGTGATCCGTAATCTGACGGGTCATGGAATCGGCAGAGGCCTTCATGAAGAGCCAAGCGAAATAGCAAACTACCGAGATCCGTTTAACCTGGCACGGTTCAAAAAAAATTCGGTGGTGGCGATTGAGACATTTATCTCAACCACCTCCACCTATGCCAAGACATTAAAAGACGGCTGGACGATGGTAGGAAATAACGGAGGCTTCATGGCACAGCATGAGCATACGATAGTTGTTACGGATGGCGCGCCGATGATCCTGACGGAGAGGAATGGAGTGTGGGGTTAA
- the tnpA gene encoding IS200/IS605 family transposase, whose protein sequence is MSQSLVKIYLHITFSTKYHEPLIFEEIEKELHNYLAEICASIECHPIKIGGYDDHVHIVCSLSRKIALMNLIEELKTSSSGWMKSKDVRLKKFYWQGGYYAVSVNPADLQELINYVENQREHHKKVTYKEEVIALLKKNRIAYDERYVWD, encoded by the coding sequence ATGTCACAATCGCTCGTTAAGATTTATCTTCACATTACTTTCAGTACTAAATATCACGAACCGTTAATTTTTGAGGAGATAGAAAAAGAACTTCATAACTATCTGGCTGAAATTTGTGCAAGTATAGAATGTCACCCCATCAAAATTGGAGGATACGATGATCATGTTCACATTGTTTGCTCTCTTTCCAGGAAGATCGCATTGATGAACCTTATAGAAGAACTAAAGACCTCATCTTCCGGATGGATGAAGTCTAAAGACGTGAGGCTAAAGAAGTTTTATTGGCAAGGTGGCTACTACGCGGTATCTGTAAATCCTGCCGACCTTCAGGAACTTATTAATTATGTTGAAAATCAGCGTGAGCATCATAAGAAAGTAACATATAAAGAGGAAGTCATTGCTCTTCTTAAGAAGAACAGGATTGCCTACGATGAACGTTATGTATGGGATTAA
- a CDS encoding dihydrofolate reductase: MRKVIASINMSLDGFCDHTIGIADEELHQHYADLIKNAGTLLYGRTTYQMMESYWPTVVKTPTGERSTDDFAVAIGDVPKVVFSRTLKSVEPQSIGWKNITLARHDIKEEVTALKQQPGKDIFAGSPSLIDALTKLNMVDEFQLCIHPVIAGSGLPLFRNITDMSVLKLLKLKTFGSGAIVHYYEPLRK; this comes from the coding sequence ATGAGAAAAGTAATCGCCTCCATCAACATGTCCCTCGACGGGTTTTGCGATCATACTATTGGGATTGCAGATGAAGAGCTCCACCAGCATTACGCTGACCTCATAAAAAATGCAGGCACCCTGTTGTATGGAAGAACTACCTACCAGATGATGGAAAGCTACTGGCCAACGGTAGTGAAGACTCCTACCGGCGAAAGATCCACCGATGACTTTGCAGTAGCCATAGGAGACGTTCCCAAAGTTGTTTTCTCCCGAACACTGAAGAGCGTAGAGCCTCAGTCCATCGGCTGGAAAAATATAACGCTGGCCAGGCATGATATTAAAGAAGAAGTTACAGCGCTCAAACAACAACCCGGAAAAGACATCTTTGCAGGAAGTCCAAGCCTCATCGACGCCCTGACAAAGCTTAACATGGTGGATGAATTTCAGCTCTGCATTCATCCTGTTATCGCAGGAAGCGGCCTGCCCCTGTTCAGGAACATAACCGATATGTCAGTTCTTAAGTTATTAAAGCTAAAGACCTTTGGCTCCGGCGCCATTGTTCATTATTATGAGCCGCTAAGAAAATGA
- a CDS encoding nuclear transport factor 2 family protein — protein sequence MKTILSLIVFQLIFHTMNAQDDLQKLKALNAKFIHNFVTNDTASHSKIIHPDFVCLRSDGQYVNRKDYLLEWAHGYDGFKYWDYRDERITVFGTTALVRSQNKFIFVKDGKEVSGMATYTDVYIKEHGEWKCIQAQIGKVTPENYASDATIVRKYE from the coding sequence ATGAAAACAATCTTATCACTCATCGTATTCCAACTAATCTTTCATACCATGAATGCACAGGACGACCTGCAGAAACTCAAAGCATTGAATGCAAAATTCATTCACAACTTCGTCACCAACGACACAGCCTCACACAGCAAGATCATTCATCCTGACTTTGTCTGTCTCCGCAGTGACGGTCAGTATGTCAACCGAAAAGATTATTTGCTGGAGTGGGCACATGGTTATGATGGATTCAAATACTGGGATTACCGCGATGAACGCATCACCGTTTTCGGAACCACCGCGCTGGTACGCTCACAGAACAAATTCATCTTCGTAAAAGATGGCAAAGAGGTTTCAGGCATGGCCACTTATACTGACGTCTACATCAAAGAGCATGGTGAATGGAAATGCATACAGGCGCAGATTGGAAAGGTCACTCCCGAAAATTACGCCAGCGACGCCACCATCGTCAGAAAATACGAGTAA
- a CDS encoding DUF1330 domain-containing protein yields the protein MLYITQLIYIKEGQEKVFDQFENVAIPTIARYNGRLLLRVRPTTHSYVEASIERPYEIHLVEFDAENDFHNFMKDEERKKFLHLKEQSIKEVWLIQGNKL from the coding sequence ATGCTTTACATCACACAGCTCATCTATATCAAAGAAGGTCAGGAAAAGGTTTTTGATCAGTTCGAGAACGTCGCCATTCCAACCATCGCCCGCTACAACGGCCGGCTCCTCTTGCGTGTCCGCCCTACCACCCACTCATATGTAGAGGCCAGCATCGAACGACCGTATGAGATCCACCTAGTGGAGTTCGATGCCGAGAACGACTTCCATAATTTCATGAAGGATGAGGAGCGGAAGAAATTCCTCCATCTGAAGGAGCAGTCGATCAAAGAGGTCTGGCTCATTCAGGGGAATAAATTATAG